The DNA segment aaccagcactgctcccagtagaccacaaccagcactgctcccagtagaccacttacacaccaaaaaacggacaataacctgatattttcaggtggaacttcattcattcattcattctcactgtgcaatatcattttccacttgtgcaattttgttaatagtctttATTGTCACAACTGTATacactgcttttatttttatacttccttctatttagatggttcatattttctttgtttagctcttttttactgtgttagctgatgcttcttgttttctgcactatccccttggctgctgtacactgcacatctccccactgcgggactaataaaggaatatcttataaCTGTTGCAGTTCCCTTGTGTGTCAACTCCACAGAATACATTTTTGTAAACACTAttgatcaagaaaataatcaacacataATAGATAATAGTGTATGGTTCCATATTTAAAAAaggtttgatttatttatgagCATATAAAGGAGAAGGGGGGCAAAAGCGAAAAGGCCGATATACTGGAGAGCCAAATCTAAGCTGCTAAATCTTAATATTATCCTATAAATCCAGTGCCAACCCAGTTATTTTATGTCTGGGTTTTAGGCCTCAACCATGTCTGCAGTCACATGGCCAGTTACTGCAGACCCGTGGAGGGTTAATTCTGCCTTCCTGCCCCTCCCAAACTGAGACTGAGCAGCAGAGAGCAGAAAACCACCACCCAAAAGGGAGGAGAGCACAAAGAGAATCCCTCCATCCTCACTGCTACAGAGACAGTTATCATTATATGTATTCTGGAGCTTTATGTCTTGATATACATGACTGGCTTTCCCCAAAAGTTTCTCATCTGGGAAGCttctctcaaaaggacattgttCATGGACTTGTcatggacaataacaaagatgactttctgctgaataacattctcattcatggaaaattttatttgcacaaatccaagtatatgaaagGGAAACCtcggtttaatgtgtttcattcggagtttctttcttacataaaagcccttaaagtcatgaaaaacaaaaatgcattgaaacttcttCGTATAacagaagaatatgaattacaggtacagcccttcatttcatttagtattatttacatgtttaatttaacacattttatttgttcttgttttgtATGCACCATGTCCTTTTACTTgaatgcaatgatctatgagccatgttgtttgtcaATTCGAATTTGTTTAATACAatttataaaaagaaagacatttaTCTTTGTGATGCGTTCACGGACAGGGCGTTATCTGTTATCTTTGTGCTGCGTTCATGTCCGCCATTTTAATGGATTAACTTCAGTCTGGCCTCCATCCTCGTCACATAACGGTTACAGTTTACACAAACACGGCATATATTAACCGAGAACAATCAACTGTACGTCCATTTAACGTAATCACACGGATTTATGGTGAGACATTTTATAGCTACTCaccattttgttgttgttttttcttccttctctcCGACGTTGAAGAATCGGTAGCTGAAGGCAGTAGTGACGAGCGGGCTAGAGCTGCTGCTATTTATACCTTCTCAAGAAGGCGGGGCCAAAGCGGCGGTTTGAATTTCCTCTGGGCGCGAGCACACGTTAGGGGTGATGCTGCATTCAGGTGCGGCTCGAAATATTCCTTTTCCTACAGTTTAGCTGCGTCATCTGAAGGACATTTGAattgtttatgttttattgaAGGCATTTCTTACaaaagttaaagagtgacatagatgtaaaTTGTTCCTTTTGCGGATCACATCCTaaaacttgctctcatttattctggtcctgtaaatttacatgtgaattgtggaaagatgtcaataattttatacctgttacattttctcagattttgcactgtactatagaaatattatatttggttgctatgattacagtgacaaatacagtaatgcattttttcttattaatttaattttaattctcgtgaagttccacattcacaagtgtaaatttacccaaaaaaagcctaatttcttcgtatttatgaaagaaatggaattatatctgtcaacaattacttcctcacaaaacaaaaaagcaatgaaaacaatgaatgtatgcaatatctttatagtttttaagtgaaattattgtcatactctcgcgtggtcttttttttattcttatttttttattttatttttttattgtgttttctttttattttatgttgattttgtttcatttctgttgtccttttatgtttggcacagctcttacTTTATGTTACCGCTATGCATCTTCTGTATGTAAacgtttttaatgttttctgctgttactatggatactgtcattttgaaataaaaaaaataaaaataaaataaaaaaaatatatgttttattgaAGGCCAAACTAAATTAGAGAAATATACCTGAaaatattaaacaaaataaatccaaCAAAGACACATATACATACTATGCCACTACTTAATCAACAGATGTACTATCGtttaacatacttttgtgtgaataaacactaGTGTGTATCTtttcgttgttgttttttttaatttaatttaatttaatttttttattttctatttcaaaatgacagtatccatTTGCTACAAGCAAAATAGCATGTAGCTATTGTTGATTACATTCAACAAACAGTAATAAGTTTGACCTATTTAACTAGCTCTAAACAGTGACTTCTGAGGCTCAAATGTTAtcataaatgtaaaatgattACCTGTAtggacatttaaaaataaataaaaaataaatgaatacaaaaataaaaacataaataaaaaactaaatgcaaaaataaatacataaatagaataaatgcaaaaataaataaatacaattcctaaaaataaatacataaataaataaaggtggacattaaatagaaaaaagtaaataaataagggaattaatacaaagacaaattaataaaaatgcaaattaaaacagaaatagaaatttatgtcatattttatcaattaattaatgattacatttatattttattttatttttgctacttttaatggcatatatatttatttattgagtcacttatttatttattcatttatttttatactgcaTATACCTGAGGCACAAACTGTTGCTTTATTGTgtagctattattattattattattattattattattattattattattatttgtatttgtgttatATCAACTAACagtgtgattattttttataagtGTTATTGTCAAGCAATTTTATGAATAGCCTACAAATAACGGTCCAACAACTATTTTACATTAATTGCAAGATGTAGAAACACAGCAACATATCACAAATAAACTTGATGATTTGAAATTTTTGTCTAAAAAGTGACCTTTTTTTCTAATCGAAATAACACTGCTGAAACatcagatacagatacagagagctttatttatccccgaagggcaattcagtttctgcagtccaccgaaacatatacacacattcatactgcacaatcatcattgacatcaGTTGCTCTGTGCTGCTTAATTTATAACATTGATATACCCATCAAAATCAGACtctgttttattataattttactttgaaaggCACTAGAATTCAGTCTTTTGTGATCAATTCATCAAATTGGAGAATGTAGGAGAGGTACCCGAAGGCAGCATGACTAAGGAAATACATGGCTCTCACTTTACGTATACATTCATTCGTTTACAATTATTATTCATGACGATGTATAGTAAACCCCATTACAGACATACATATAACTGGCATGTTTTTGTGCCAAAAGCTATCAATTTAACACTTTTTTAATAATTGCGTCATCAACAGAACTTATTGTTAAAAATAAGGAAAAGCTAAaacagtgatttatttattagttaccAGACTGAAACCTGCTCGTACCATCACTACAGAATCCTGGTTAAATCCTGAGGTATTTGTGTTATGTAAGGCATTGCACATGCTGTGTGGAGGAATTAGGCTTAAATGTTCAGAGTTTATCAAGGAGGTGAAGGGAGTTAATGCAGCATCATTATGTGATCGAGGGCTGTGTTGTGTTAACAAAGCACACCAACGGAAACATGTCTCAGCTTATTGTTTCAAGACAAAGACACATAGGGAAGATGATATTTCGACACTGAATTCCCACGACTTTTGCAGATACTTCAGAGTTTGATATTAAGCTgttaaatatagaatatcactgAGAGAACACCTGGCTGTCTGTTGAGCATAGCTGTCTTAATAATTGTATTTGAACAATGAAAATTTCTTAACAAAACTCTATACTTCCTTGCCTTGGAGGTAAGGAATTTCTAAACAGTAGAGTTTTCCATATAGCACTCAGTTGATCAGCCTTACAGTGGCCATACAATGGTAAAACAGAGCTCTTTTGTTATGCAGCATTGAATTGAAAGGAAACAAAGGAATTTCAGCACCTGTAGGCATGAATTTGAAGCTAAATGGCACAGTAACTGCCAATCGCACCAGTTGATTTTGACACCAGGAATAATAAAAGTTTAGGAGATGTACTTTTTCACTAACGAGAATTTGTTTTTTGAAGCACTGACACCTAAAAAGAGCCCAATCtgtgttggttttgtttgtttatttcaaacTTAATATTCTTcgccttcttcctctccttcgtCCCCGACGCTGTCAGTGCCGACCTCTTCGTAATCCTTCTCCAGGGCCGCCATGTCCTCTCTGGCCTCTGAGaactctccctcctccatccccTCTCCGACGTACCAGTGGACGAAGGCCCTCTTGGCGTACATCAGGTCAAACTTGTGGTCGAGGCGAGCCCAGGCCTCGGCGATGGCGGTGGTGTTGCTCAGCATGCACACGGCCCTCTGCaccttggccaggtctcccccAGGAACTGAAGTGGGAGGCTGGTAGTTGATGCCCACCTTGAAGCCTGTGGGACACCAGTCCACAAACTGGATGGTGCGCTTGGTTTTGATGGTGGCGATGGCAGAGTTGACATCTTTGGGCACCACGTCGCCACGGTACAGGAGGCAGCAGGCCATGTACTTGCCGTGACGAGGGTCGCATTTCAccatctgattggctggctcGAAGCAGGCGTTGGTGATCTCAGCCACTGATAGCTGCTCGTGATAGGCCTTCTCTGCTGAGATAACTGGGGCGTAGGTGGCCAGAGGGAAGTGGATACGAGGGTAGGGAACCAGGTTGGTCTGGAACTCCGTCAGGTCCACGTTCAATGCTCCGTCGAAGCGCAGGGAGGCGGTGATGGAGGAGACGATCTGTCCAATCAGCCTGTTGAGGTTGGTGTAGGTGGGACGCTCGATGTCCAGGTTCCTGCGGCAGATGTCATAGATGGCCTCGTTGTCAACCATGAAGGCGCAGTCAGAGTGCTCCAGGGTGGTGTGGGTGGTCAGGATGGAGTTGTAGGGCTCCACCACAGCTGTGGACACCTGGGGGGCTGGATAGATGGCAAACTCCAGTTTGGACTTTTTACCGTAGTCGACGGAGAGACGCTCCATCAGCAGAGAGGTGAAGCCAGAGCCGGTTCCTCCTCCGAAGGAGTGGAAGATCAGGAAACCTTGGAGTCCTGTGCACTGGTCAGCCTGCAGGAAAACAATTCATCTTTACTTACTGACTGATGACGCCTGAATTAAAATATGAAGCTTTGGCAGGTAACTCACCAGTTTACGAATCCTGTCGAGAACCAGGTCGATGATCTCCTTGCCGATGGTGTAGTGACCGCGGGCGTAGTTGTTGGCTGCATCTTCCTTTCCAGTGATCAGCTGCTCAGGATGGAAGAGCTGGCGGTAAGTTCCTGTACGGACTTCATCTGTAATTGGAAAGAATTCATAATAAAATTGAACATTGACAAATCTAATTCATGTTGAAAGACCCCAAAAGACCCTAAATGTCTCTGGAGCCAAACAAAATATGATGTTACCTATGACTGTTGGCTCCAAGTCCACAAAGACGGCTCTGGGAACATGTTTGCCAGCTCCAGTCTCACTGAAGAAGGTGTTGAAGGAGTCGTCTCCTCCTCCGATGGTCTTGTCGCTGGGCATCTGACCGTCCGGCTGGATGCCGTGCTCCAGGCAGTAGagctcccagcatgcattgccTATCTGAGCTCCAGCTTGGCCAACATGGACAGAGATACATTCACGCTGCAGGAACAAGTGGTTCAGATGCCAagaagttacattttgaaaacaaaTTCACATAGCATCCTTAAAGAAACCAATTATCAGCTAATAGAGGACTGGATACAGATTTTAACTTCGAGGAAAAGATATTGGAATTGGTAGAAAAAGAAGTTGTAATCAGCAACATCGactcaaacaaaaaaagttagaaGGTAATACGCAAAttgggaaactctcgcaagatagttaaggttaggcattgacctctactGGTTacggttaggataggttgtcgggcagcgagtctcgcaagagtttttgcaagttttcgtaatttgagggttaccttctagacacgatcCAAACCAAAAAGTGTGCCTCACTTTAGGTAAGtaggaaaaacataaaaaatccCCTAAAAGCCATGAATGGATCTAACTTTACTACAGAATGACATCAACatctttgcagctctaaaatCTAACAGGTCTCTTCCTTTTTACACCAAATAGAAAGAGTTGTGCTGTCATGAGTTTGATTTTCTCTGTCAAACTGCCTTTTCAGATATTATGGCCATATACAGTGTAGCATAGAAAACTAATGTGTCTTTCTTAGGTGTTTTTCGCATGTAAAGTCGCTCATTTGTGGAAGTTAAACAGAATATAAAGAGGTCCTCACCATGTTTTTGTTGCTTTCAGCAGTCCCTCGTTCACCTGAGATGAGTGGCTGGGGATGTTGTGTCAGTTACAAGTGCAACAAAGCTGCTTTATAGCGCAGCATCACTAGGCAACAGCCAGGCATGTTGTGGtaactggaggagctggagaagcAAACACCATCTCCTTTGATGAAAGATGAGgagcacaaaaaataaaatcaactgGTGTGCTCCCCTGCTCATATCGAAGGAACAACAGCTGTTCTAACACAGATGAGTAGTCGCCAACAATGACCAGAGTGGCTGTGAAATATGAACCACAACTGTCCGCCCTTGCCTCCAATTTCACATTAGATTTTAGGCATGTTGGTTGTTGTTACAGTGAACAGGTGGGGGTTCAAACTTGCTTCAACAGGCTGTTTTTTGCCTGCTGTTGACTCAGCCTCTCAGTTACCAGACAAAAATAGGTTGtgcacatgaaaaaaatatccTTCTAATGGAGCTCTGTTCAAATTAAAACTCCTGTTAACATGGCTCATTTGGAGCCTCAGTTTTCTTATCTTGCAGAGGGAAGAAAACAGATACCTCCCCAGAGTGACCTGAACAGGCTTTTGTTACAGATCACCGTTGCATCGCCATTTTGGTCGGGATTCATTTACAATGCAAAGGAGGCAGACGGCCTGGGGATAACATTAAGGCACACTTCTCTCAAAGGCAGGTGATGTTTGAGATCAATGTTTCTCTTGCAGCAGGTTACAGAGCATCCATGCGTGTGATAAATATTCCACTGAGTTTGATTAcgccaaaaaaagagaaaagaagctgGATGCATGCAATACTTAAGAGATTAACAAAGGATTATGATTTCTCCCTAAGGAGATTTAGTCTAGTATTATTATTTCCCCAACTACTGAGTGGCTGTTAGTTGAATATTGTGCAGC comes from the Sebastes fasciatus isolate fSebFas1 chromosome 24, fSebFas1.pri, whole genome shotgun sequence genome and includes:
- the LOC141763156 gene encoding tubulin alpha-1A chain-like encodes the protein MPSDKTIGGGDDSFNTFFSETGAGKHVPRAVFVDLEPTVIDEVRTGTYRQLFHPEQLITGKEDAANNYARGHYTIGKEIIDLVLDRIRKLADQCTGLQGFLIFHSFGGGTGSGFTSLLMERLSVDYGKKSKLEFAIYPAPQVSTAVVEPYNSILTTHTTLEHSDCAFMVDNEAIYDICRRNLDIERPTYTNLNRLIGQIVSSITASLRFDGALNVDLTEFQTNLVPYPRIHFPLATYAPVISAEKAYHEQLSVAEITNACFEPANQMVKCDPRHGKYMACCLLYRGDVVPKDVNSAIATIKTKRTIQFVDWCPTGFKVGINYQPPTSVPGGDLAKVQRAVCMLSNTTAIAEAWARLDHKFDLMYAKRAFVHWYVGEGMEEGEFSEAREDMAALEKDYEEVGTDSVGDEGEEEGEEY